TCGGCGGCTTCGGGCTCGGCGCGATCGGCCTCGGGCTCGGCCCGGCGGTCGCGGCGGTGATGGCGGCGCGGGGGTTCACCCATGGCGTCGCCAGCGGAGAGCCGGGTACGGACTCGGTGCTGTTGTGGACGCGCCATGTGGCCGATGGCGAGGACTCGACCGTGACGGCCGAGATTGCCGAGGATGCCGGCTTCCGCCGCATCGTCGGTTCCGCCATGGTCCGCACCGGCGCGTGGCGCGACTGGACGGCGAAGGCGACCATCGCCGGGCTGCGGCCGGGCACGGCCTATCATTACCGCTTCGTCGCCCGCGATGGCGCGGTTTCGCCGGCGGGGCGGACGCGGACCTTGCCTGCAGACGATGCCCGGCGTGTCGCCTTCGCGGTCTTTTCCTGCGCCAACCTGCCGTTCGGCCATTTCAACGCCTATGGCCATGCGGCGGCGCGCGGCGACCTCGATTTCGCGCTGCACCTCGGCGATTATTATTATGAGTATCGCAGCGGCTTCTATCCCGATCCCAAGGATGTGCTGCCCGGCCGCGCGCTGGAGCCGGTGGGCGAGGCGATCGCGCTCGCCGACTATCGCCTGCGCCACGCCTGCTACCGTGCCGATCCCGACCTCCAGGCGCTCCACGCCGCGCTGCCGATGATCGCCTCGTGGGACGATCATGAGACCGCCAACGACAGTTGGGAGGGCGGCGCGCAGAATCATGACGCGTCCGAAGGCGATTGGAGCGTGCGCAAGGCGGCGGCGATGCAGGCGTGGCGCGAGTGGCTGCCGGTGTCGGAACTGTCGTGGGCCAGCTATGATCTCGGCGGGCTCGGAACGCTTTACCGCACGGATACGCGGCTCGCGGCGCGCTCGCGACCGCCATCGCCGCCCACCGCTGATCCCCGGGCGCTCGCCCGTTTCCGCGACGGCGCGTGGATGGATCCGGCGGCGACGATGATGGGCACCGAACAGGAAGCCTGGCTGGCGGCGCGCATGCGCGGATCGATCGTGGCCGGGCGGCGCTGGCAGGTGCTCGGCTCGGGGGCGATCGTCGCCAATCTGCTGATGCCTGCCGATGCCGGCGGCTGGCTCGATGCCGATGCCCCGGCATTCTATCGTGGGTCGATGGCGGCGGGGATGGCGCTGGGCGCGGCCGGCATGCCATTCAACATGGATGCCTGGGGCGGCTATCCGCAGGCTCGCGCGCGGCTGCTCGGCATGGCGCAGGCGCTGGAGGCGGATCTCGTCGTGCTCTCGGGGGACAGCCACAACAGCTGGGCGTTCGATCTCGCGCAGCAGGGAAGGCCCGCCGGCGTCGAGTTCGCCGGGCACAGCGTCAGCTCGTCGGGCTATGAGACGGTGACGCGCACCATCGGCCCCGCCACCGTCGCCCGCAGCTTCGCCGGCGCCAGCCCCGAACTGCGCTGGGCCGACCTCGCGCACCGCGGCTACATGGCGGTAGAACTCACCGCCGACCGCGCATCCTGCACCTGGATCAACATGCACACGATCGCCGAACGCTCCCGAACGACGGTGCCGGGCAAGACGTTGTGGGTCTCGCCCGGCCGCCGGCGACTCGAGGGGATATAGGAAGAACCGAGCTGGTGATCCCTACCACCAGGTGTCCATTTCTAATTTGCAGATCGTGGACTTCTAATTATCATGGCCTTGAGATCCAATTACCCGGTGAACGATGTACGATCGATTCGTTGAACGGCGGGTGGAAGATGCGCTTTCGGATACACCGGTCGTCCTGATCGTCGGACCGCGCCGGGCCGGGAAGACCACGCTCGTCCGCAAGATGGGTAAGAAAGGGCGCGCTTACATCACGCTCGACGATCAAACCGCGCTTGAGGCGGCCCGGTCCGATCCCGCCGGGTTCATTCGTGGTCTCGACGAAGCGATCATCGATGAGATCCAGCGCGTGCCTGACCTGCTGTTGGCGATCAAGAAAGCCGTGGACGATGATTACCGTCCCGGTCGTTTCCTGCTGACCGGATCCGCCAACGTGCTGACCTTGCCACGCGTGGCTGACAGCTTGGCGGGAAGAATCGAGACCATCCGGATTCTGCCGCTTGCGCGCGCCGAGATCGAAGGGCGGACAACCGGCTTCATCGAGCACCTGTTCGATGCGAAGCTGGGGAAAGCGCATGGTGCGTCGGTTGGCGACGATCTTATCGCTCTCGTGCTGCAGGGCGGCTTCCCCGAGGCGATCGCTCGAACGAGCGAGCGGCGGCGGCAGGATTGGGCGCGTGCCTATCTGAACTCGATCCTGACCCGTGATCTCAGAGACATTGCCGACATCGAGAAGATGACCGAGCTCCCCCGTTTCGTTCGCTTCCTCGCAGAGCATTCGGGACAGCTGGCCAACTACTCGCAACTGGGCGCCAGCATTGGCGTGAGCTACAAAACGGGTCAGCGCTATGTCGCGCTGCTCGAACACGTCTTCCTCGTATCGACAGTGCAGCCTTGGTTTACCAACGCGATAAAGCGCATCGCGAAGACACCGAAGCTGCACTTTCTTGATTCCGGCGTGCTGGCCGCTGTTCGCAATCTCGGATTCGCGCGGGTGAGGGACGACCGGACCCTTCTCGGACCGCTTCTGGAGACGTTCGTGTTCGCCGAGGTGGAAAAGCTCATCACGGCGTCGAATCTGGG
The window above is part of the Sphingomonas sanxanigenens DSM 19645 = NX02 genome. Proteins encoded here:
- a CDS encoding ATP-binding protein, giving the protein MYDRFVERRVEDALSDTPVVLIVGPRRAGKTTLVRKMGKKGRAYITLDDQTALEAARSDPAGFIRGLDEAIIDEIQRVPDLLLAIKKAVDDDYRPGRFLLTGSANVLTLPRVADSLAGRIETIRILPLARAEIEGRTTGFIEHLFDAKLGKAHGASVGDDLIALVLQGGFPEAIARTSERRRQDWARAYLNSILTRDLRDIADIEKMTELPRFVRFLAEHSGQLANYSQLGASIGVSYKTGQRYVALLEHVFLVSTVQPWFTNAIKRIAKTPKLHFLDSGVLAAVRNLGFARVRDDRTLLGPLLETFVFAEVEKLITASNLGLTLYHFRDSQMREVDIVLERDDGMIVGIEVKASATVRSADFAGLRTLAEICGDRFAYGVMLYDGADIVPFGERLAAAPISSLWG
- a CDS encoding alkaline phosphatase D family protein; its protein translation is MIAGIDRRRLLAIGGFGLGAIGLGLGPAVAAVMAARGFTHGVASGEPGTDSVLLWTRHVADGEDSTVTAEIAEDAGFRRIVGSAMVRTGAWRDWTAKATIAGLRPGTAYHYRFVARDGAVSPAGRTRTLPADDARRVAFAVFSCANLPFGHFNAYGHAAARGDLDFALHLGDYYYEYRSGFYPDPKDVLPGRALEPVGEAIALADYRLRHACYRADPDLQALHAALPMIASWDDHETANDSWEGGAQNHDASEGDWSVRKAAAMQAWREWLPVSELSWASYDLGGLGTLYRTDTRLAARSRPPSPPTADPRALARFRDGAWMDPAATMMGTEQEAWLAARMRGSIVAGRRWQVLGSGAIVANLLMPADAGGWLDADAPAFYRGSMAAGMALGAAGMPFNMDAWGGYPQARARLLGMAQALEADLVVLSGDSHNSWAFDLAQQGRPAGVEFAGHSVSSSGYETVTRTIGPATVARSFAGASPELRWADLAHRGYMAVELTADRASCTWINMHTIAERSRTTVPGKTLWVSPGRRRLEGI